A window of the Candidatus Izemoplasmatales bacterium genome harbors these coding sequences:
- a CDS encoding recombinase family protein, giving the protein MERKKITTLYCRISREDEINCVSSSIETQKTFLKRYANQHRMLNTKFYIDDGYFGTNFDRPGFGELQNDIENNRVGIVITKDLSRLGRDYLSTGYYIEQYFPSNDVRYIAINDQVDTLLNDNEFAPFRNIMNEWYARDISKKIRSAYHTKALNGEFTGPFPPYGYDKSQDNKNQLVINPAQARIVRKIFNLYLSGVSVYGISKALRNDRVMTPRAELYGRLGKYPSDAIDRFPFDWSTKTLLNILENREYTGSIVCNPHQTSSYKSKKLLQNPEEKWIVTAHRHEAIIDEESLYLVRARIHLRPQTPKTLHENIFKGVVRCGNRGKTLTLSIRPNRRCYGTFDCSTYRRYGTTRCCSHYVTYEQLENFVLQRLNQLIALSKNGVNAVLDTIHYQTNFLNRLDDISEGVINQEKRIHEIDQITKALYESFVLGKIQEEKFLILDKSYDVEKMSLIRNIKQFRPDLDELKKKQERVISFCENLSRFEILTELDQGILHDLVELIIVFQEKGPDNSRKMEIHYKF; this is encoded by the coding sequence ATGGAAAGGAAAAAAATAACCACGCTGTATTGCAGAATTTCTCGAGAAGATGAAATTAATTGTGTCAGCTCAAGCATCGAAACGCAAAAAACGTTCTTGAAACGATATGCGAATCAGCATCGCATGCTGAATACCAAGTTCTACATCGATGACGGATATTTCGGAACCAATTTCGATCGCCCCGGGTTCGGCGAATTACAAAACGATATCGAGAACAACAGGGTGGGAATCGTTATCACCAAGGATTTGTCCCGCCTAGGAAGAGATTATCTCTCCACGGGATATTATATCGAACAGTATTTTCCATCGAATGACGTGAGATACATCGCGATCAATGACCAAGTTGATACCCTTTTGAACGACAACGAATTCGCCCCATTCAGGAACATCATGAATGAATGGTATGCCAGAGACATCAGCAAAAAAATTCGAAGCGCATATCATACAAAAGCCCTGAATGGAGAATTCACCGGTCCCTTCCCCCCTTACGGATATGACAAAAGTCAAGATAACAAGAATCAACTCGTGATTAATCCTGCCCAAGCACGGATTGTGAGAAAGATATTCAATCTATATTTGAGTGGGGTAAGCGTCTACGGAATTTCCAAAGCCCTTAGAAATGATCGGGTAATGACCCCGAGGGCAGAACTTTACGGACGATTGGGAAAATACCCTTCGGACGCCATCGACCGATTCCCCTTTGACTGGTCGACAAAAACCTTATTGAACATCCTTGAAAACCGCGAATATACAGGCAGCATCGTCTGCAATCCACATCAGACAAGTTCATACAAAAGCAAGAAGCTGCTTCAAAACCCAGAAGAAAAATGGATCGTCACGGCGCATAGGCACGAGGCGATCATTGATGAGGAATCCCTTTATCTTGTTCGAGCAAGAATTCACTTGAGACCCCAAACACCCAAAACCTTACACGAGAACATTTTCAAAGGGGTGGTTCGCTGCGGAAACCGCGGGAAAACATTAACCCTCTCGATCCGCCCAAACAGGAGATGTTACGGCACCTTCGATTGCAGTACTTACCGCAGATATGGAACAACGAGATGCTGTAGCCATTATGTGACCTATGAGCAATTGGAGAACTTTGTTCTGCAAAGATTGAATCAGTTGATCGCCTTGTCAAAAAACGGAGTGAATGCGGTCCTGGATACCATTCATTATCAAACAAACTTTCTGAATCGGCTTGACGACATATCAGAAGGCGTGATTAATCAAGAAAAACGTATACATGAAATCGACCAAATTACCAAGGCGCTCTATGAGAGCTTCGTATTGGGGAAGATTCAAGAAGAAAAATTCTTGATTCTTGACAAATCATATGACGTAGAAAAAATGTCTCTGATTAGGAACATCAAACAATTTCGGCCGGATCTCGATGAGCTGAAAAAGAAACAAGAAAGGGTTATTTCGTTTTGTGAGAATCTATCCCGATTTGAGATCCTAACCGAATTGGATCAAGGAATTCTTCACGACTTGGTTGAATTAATTATTGTTTTCCAAGAGAAGGGACCGGACAACTCCAGAAAGATGGAGATTCATTACAAATTCTAG
- a CDS encoding DNA alkylation repair protein, protein MDAFEELELRKTNETPLASNYYHKTGEGDYQHGDLFMGVPAAGIHAVSLHHYESITESELDRLLASPIHDHRAVAVEILARLATRGPGAVREHVMEWYLKRLDRVNGWDLVDMSCPAVVGLRVAETKDFALLHRLVLSDHLWTKRVGIVSTLTLIRKGLLDETLAVLAAALPDDRDLIHKALGWMLREVGKRDRAKLDAFLKKNYTALPRTTLRYAIERHTETERKNILKGIFKEE, encoded by the coding sequence ATGGATGCGTTCGAGGAACTGGAACTTCGCAAGACGAACGAGACCCCGCTTGCCTCGAATTACTACCACAAGACCGGCGAAGGGGACTACCAGCACGGCGACCTCTTCATGGGCGTCCCCGCCGCCGGAATCCACGCCGTCTCGCTCCACCACTACGAATCGATCACCGAATCCGAACTCGACCGCCTGCTCGCCTCGCCGATCCACGACCATCGCGCCGTCGCGGTCGAGATCCTCGCCCGTCTCGCCACCCGCGGACCGGGCGCCGTCCGCGAACACGTGATGGAGTGGTACCTGAAGCGCCTCGACCGCGTCAACGGCTGGGACCTCGTCGACATGTCCTGTCCGGCGGTCGTCGGCCTGCGCGTCGCCGAGACGAAGGACTTCGCGCTCCTGCACCGCCTCGTCTTAAGCGATCATCTCTGGACCAAGCGCGTCGGGATCGTCTCGACCCTGACCCTGATCCGCAAGGGCCTGCTGGACGAGACGCTCGCCGTCCTCGCCGCGGCGCTCCCCGACGACCGCGACCTGATCCACAAGGCGCTCGGCTGGATGCTCCGCGAGGTCGGGAAGCGCGACCGGGCGAAGCTCGACGCTTTTCTCAAGAAAAACTACACCGCATTGCCACGAACCACCCTTCGCTACGCGATCGAACGCCATACGGAGACGGAACGGAAGAACATTCTGAAGGGAATCTTCAAGGAGGAATAG